AGCGGTTCCTGAGCGGCACGGAGGACGCCCCGCTGGGCGAGATCGTCGAGGCGTTCGTGCAGGACTACTACACCCAGGCGACGCACGTGCCCCCGCTGATCCTGCTACCTGCCGACTTCGAGGACGCGCCTACCTGGAGTGACTTCCTGTCGGAGAAGGCCGGGCGGAAGGTCGAGATGCGCACCCCGAAACGCGGGGACAAGGTGGACCTGATCGACATGGCGCAGCGCAACGCGCAGAACGGCCTGGATTCCGAGATGGCGCTGCTGGAACGCCGGGGCGACCATCCGGGCCTGGACGCGCTGCGCGAGGTGCTGGCCCTCCCAGACAGGCCGTGGCGGATCGAGGGGTACGACAACAGCAACCTCTTCGGCACGAACATCGTGTCCGGGATGGTCGTGTTCGAGGGGGGCCGCTCGCGACGCGGGGAGCACCGGCGCTTCAAGGTGCGCGGCCTGGACCACCCGGACGATTACACCAGCATGCGGCAGACGATCACGCGGCGCTTCACGGGGAGCCTCAGTGACAAGCTACCCCTGCCGGACCTGCTGCTGATCGACGGGGGGCGCGGACAGGTGAATGCCGCGCTGGACGCGCTGAAGGAAGCGAACCTGCACATTCCGGTCGTGGGCCTCGCCAAGCGGGAGGAACGCCTGATCCTTCCCGGTCGCTACGGGGCGCAGTGGTGGCTGGAGACCGGCACGGAGGTCGGCGTGGAGCGGGAACTGCTGCTGCCGCACACGCACCCGGCGCTGCGGATGCTGATCGGCGTGCGGGACGAGGTGCACAACTACGCCGTGACCTACCACCGCAAGCTGCGTGGCGAGGCGATGCTGCGCAGCGTGTTCGACGACCTGCCAGGCATCGGGCAGAAACGGCGCGACGCGCTGCTGGAGCACTTCACCAGCCTGGAGGACCTCGCCAGCGCCCCGCTGGAGCAGATCGCGGCGGTGCCCGGCATGACCATGCGCGCCGCGCAGAGCGTGAAGACGTTCCTCGCGGAGCGGGACGCCCGCGCCGCCCCGATCAGCAGCTGACCCTCGCCGATCAGGCGTCTCCTGGGCAAAAGGGCGCCGCTCCTCTTCACGGGGAAGGGAGCGGCGCGGG
The Deinococcus sedimenti DNA segment above includes these coding regions:
- the uvrC gene encoding excinuclease ABC subunit UvrC; translated protein: MRPDDLPVLPATPGVYIFRKGGTPIYIGKAKNLRSRVNQHFKAGGKSGKFTALADTLEFITARNEVEALVLEANLIKQHRPHYNVTLKDDKHYPFLKLTNEAFPMLVVTRRVLKDGGRYYGPYPDSSAVRRVKNLIDTMFPLRKNSGLPMQHKPRPCLNFHMGRCLGPCVNRADAGEYARVVDDVTSLLEGRAAPVIARLREDMKVAAKGQDFEQAARVRDRVQAVEKLFGTEQHAFVSEETDLDFLGAAQAGEYAMVQLFRMRGGRVVGRDKRFLSGTEDAPLGEIVEAFVQDYYTQATHVPPLILLPADFEDAPTWSDFLSEKAGRKVEMRTPKRGDKVDLIDMAQRNAQNGLDSEMALLERRGDHPGLDALREVLALPDRPWRIEGYDNSNLFGTNIVSGMVVFEGGRSRRGEHRRFKVRGLDHPDDYTSMRQTITRRFTGSLSDKLPLPDLLLIDGGRGQVNAALDALKEANLHIPVVGLAKREERLILPGRYGAQWWLETGTEVGVERELLLPHTHPALRMLIGVRDEVHNYAVTYHRKLRGEAMLRSVFDDLPGIGQKRRDALLEHFTSLEDLASAPLEQIAAVPGMTMRAAQSVKTFLAERDARAAPISS